One stretch of Comamonas testosteroni DNA includes these proteins:
- a CDS encoding transcriptional regulator — protein sequence MPLLIDGTPYEDGVFTLELTPDAPHRLKTSPGQGSLTLGPRTLLKTADLWLPVDACVLWSCFDPFATPAGSPWPRSFYYTGNDSGFFTWAQLRPIENFSWHPQLLQDVHIDASQSQIRELSIHLQAGNQGHIHLKLPQQGMRLHLQGNLEQITVTAGLPESLSLSPATSKNPADEAFQLPDMGSLKQVATLELSNGAGKQPISLQNLLQFSKLESLSLWGNHSDLAQLSSCTQLKALSLRFMRNLSGLPALQTWPELDFFIAYNVEEAAGKRLRQQLKERTKARPWAGYTSVSQLRKPEWWAKEYGRPFSGWPAARARIAHAAYELAEREIGKASSLGHVQAALTTFAARFNTVKGIETSEREDLGLAVQQLAQLPAALSLNLTDEQAQQWFDENRDY from the coding sequence ATGCCCCTGCTTATCGACGGAACACCGTATGAAGACGGCGTCTTCACCCTTGAGCTGACGCCTGACGCGCCGCACAGACTCAAAACCAGCCCCGGTCAGGGCAGCCTGACCCTTGGCCCCAGGACGCTGTTGAAAACAGCGGACCTGTGGCTGCCTGTCGACGCCTGCGTGCTCTGGTCCTGCTTTGACCCCTTTGCCACGCCCGCTGGCTCACCCTGGCCGCGCAGCTTCTACTACACGGGCAATGACAGCGGCTTCTTCACGTGGGCGCAACTGCGCCCTATCGAAAACTTCAGCTGGCACCCGCAGCTGCTGCAGGATGTACATATCGACGCCAGCCAGTCACAGATTCGCGAGCTGAGCATTCATCTGCAAGCGGGCAATCAGGGCCACATCCACCTGAAGCTGCCGCAGCAGGGCATGCGCCTTCATCTGCAGGGCAATCTGGAGCAAATCACCGTCACCGCAGGCCTGCCTGAAAGCCTGAGTTTGAGCCCGGCCACCAGCAAGAACCCGGCCGACGAAGCCTTTCAGCTGCCCGACATGGGCAGCCTGAAACAGGTCGCCACGCTGGAGCTGAGCAATGGCGCAGGAAAACAACCCATTTCGCTGCAAAACCTGCTGCAGTTTTCGAAGCTGGAATCGCTCTCCCTGTGGGGTAACCACAGCGATTTGGCCCAGCTTTCTTCATGCACGCAGCTCAAGGCGCTATCACTGCGTTTTATGCGCAATCTGTCGGGACTGCCTGCGCTGCAAACCTGGCCGGAGCTGGACTTCTTCATCGCCTACAACGTGGAAGAAGCCGCCGGAAAACGCCTGCGCCAGCAGCTCAAGGAGCGCACCAAGGCACGACCCTGGGCCGGCTACACATCTGTCAGCCAGCTGCGCAAGCCTGAATGGTGGGCCAAGGAATATGGGCGGCCATTTTCGGGCTGGCCCGCAGCCCGCGCCAGGATTGCGCATGCAGCTTACGAGCTGGCCGAACGAGAAATTGGCAAAGCCAGCAGCCTTGGCCATGTGCAAGCTGCACTGACGACCTTTGCCGCCCGCTTCAACACAGTCAAAGGCATTGAAACCAGCGAGCGTGAAGACCTGGGGCTGGCCGTGCAGCAACTGGCACAACTGCCTGCGGCACTGTCACTGAATCTGACGGATGAGCAGGCCCAGCAGTGGTTTGATGAAAACCGCGATTACTAG
- a CDS encoding sensor histidine kinase codes for MLRLIFALVMGWSCGVAWAQELRPQDQLCEPRIVARQSAKALPEGPPPDAALLQWVDVQGLDDWTQRWPGYDGAAWYRIDWESPCGRDQPVALAVVNIVMAGEVFVNSELIWRDQALVEPLSRSWNMPRYWLLPKALLKEQGNSIWVRVHGLSSQTPGLGRLRIGHPAELKQWTAQATWNLRTIYMVCITVSLVLCLLFSFAWLHNRNQKLYGWYALNLMCWALMLCFMVMTDPWPFSSTPAFAKGNLLAFIAFTYTFCIFTLRFAELRLIRLERTLAGICSLCAVFALSVPDAQVALSRAVWLLMFCLCALVCLLFPLRALQTRTPAHIVFSLCFVLYLAIGVHDLLLLTKALDHNLTLIPYTTLLSMLVIAWLLGRQVVWNMRRIEHFNHELSLTVTQACDDLSQTLEREHHLALSHSRLQERLRISQDLHDGLGGSLVRSIALVEQSSTPLPNAQVLSMLKLMRDDLRQMIDTGTSAAIQVPETPMQWLAPLRHRFARLFEELDIQVKWRLPEYWAHAPSPIQCLTLTRVLEEALTNVIKHSRASQVQVRLETPDSRELQLQIEDNGTGFDLDSTQINSMGVGMRSMLARLERLQGTLVIQSRPGRTELQASLPLFGKVQRHT; via the coding sequence ATGCTCCGCCTGATATTTGCGCTCGTCATGGGCTGGAGTTGCGGCGTGGCCTGGGCACAGGAGCTCAGGCCTCAGGACCAGCTCTGTGAACCGCGCATTGTGGCCCGCCAATCGGCCAAGGCACTGCCCGAGGGGCCTCCACCCGATGCGGCCTTGCTGCAATGGGTGGATGTGCAGGGGCTGGATGACTGGACTCAGCGCTGGCCCGGCTATGACGGTGCAGCCTGGTACCGCATCGATTGGGAGAGCCCCTGCGGGCGCGATCAGCCCGTGGCGCTGGCCGTCGTCAATATCGTGATGGCGGGCGAGGTGTTCGTGAATTCAGAACTGATCTGGCGCGATCAAGCGCTGGTGGAGCCGCTGAGCCGCAGCTGGAATATGCCACGCTACTGGCTGCTGCCCAAGGCGCTGCTCAAGGAGCAGGGCAACAGCATCTGGGTGCGCGTCCACGGGCTCAGCAGCCAGACGCCAGGCCTGGGACGGCTGCGCATAGGCCATCCAGCCGAACTCAAGCAATGGACGGCACAAGCCACCTGGAACCTGCGCACCATTTATATGGTCTGCATCACGGTCAGCCTGGTGCTATGCCTGCTGTTTTCGTTTGCCTGGCTCCACAACCGCAATCAAAAACTCTATGGCTGGTACGCACTCAATCTGATGTGCTGGGCACTGATGCTCTGCTTTATGGTCATGACTGATCCCTGGCCCTTCAGCAGCACGCCGGCCTTTGCCAAGGGAAATCTTCTGGCTTTCATTGCATTTACCTACACTTTCTGCATTTTTACGCTGCGTTTTGCGGAGTTGCGCCTCATACGCCTGGAACGTACGCTGGCCGGCATATGCAGCCTCTGTGCTGTATTCGCACTGTCTGTGCCCGATGCACAGGTAGCGCTGAGCCGGGCCGTCTGGCTGCTGATGTTCTGTCTTTGCGCTCTGGTCTGCCTGCTGTTTCCACTGCGCGCGCTGCAGACACGCACGCCAGCCCACATCGTTTTCAGCCTCTGCTTCGTGCTCTACCTGGCCATCGGCGTGCATGACCTGCTGCTGCTGACCAAGGCCTTGGATCACAATCTGACGCTGATTCCCTACACGACCTTGCTGAGCATGCTGGTGATCGCGTGGTTGCTGGGGCGACAGGTCGTGTGGAATATGCGCCGCATCGAGCACTTCAACCACGAACTCAGTCTCACCGTCACACAGGCCTGTGACGACCTGAGCCAGACCCTGGAGAGGGAACACCATCTGGCTCTGAGCCACTCCCGCCTGCAGGAGCGTCTGCGCATTTCCCAGGATCTGCACGACGGTCTGGGCGGATCTCTGGTGCGCTCCATTGCCCTGGTCGAGCAGAGCAGCACCCCTTTGCCCAATGCCCAGGTTCTGTCCATGCTCAAGCTCATGCGTGACGACCTGCGCCAGATGATTGATACCGGCACCAGCGCCGCCATCCAGGTTCCCGAGACACCCATGCAATGGCTTGCTCCGCTGCGCCACCGCTTTGCACGGCTGTTCGAGGAGCTGGACATTCAGGTGAAGTGGCGTCTGCCCGAATACTGGGCTCACGCGCCCAGCCCCATTCAGTGCCTGACGCTGACCCGTGTGCTGGAAGAGGCATTGACCAATGTCATCAAGCACAGCCGCGCCAGCCAGGTCCAGGTTCGGCTGGAGACTCCCGACTCCAGGGAGTTGCAGCTGCAGATCGAGGACAACGGCACAGGCTTTGATTTGGATAGCACACAGATCAACAGCATGGGCGTTGGCATGCGCAGCATGCTGGCGCGACTGGAGCGCCTGCAAGGCACTCTGGTCATACAGTCACGCCCCGGCCGCACCGAACTGCAGGCGAGCCTGCCACTGTTCGGCAAGGTACAGCGCCACACCTGA
- a CDS encoding GntP family permease encodes MTSLDIQLLLTALVSVLVLVALIVSRIKLHPLLALLIVSVGVGFATGMEPESIVKQLTNGAGKTLGAVGVVIALGAMLGKILADAGITEQIAEAILRHSSDRMIPWAMTLVAFIVGIPMFFEVGLVVMLPLIFSVARKLEGQARFRGSAYVYVGVPVISALAAMHGMVPPHPGPLTAIATLKTTVGPTMLYGFLAAIPAMVLGGPLYGAFIAPRMSTKPDQALLDQFTITEKATAGQQPSIALGVLAALLPAILMLIHAVAEMLLPKDAAAMHVASFLGNPLIAMLLGVLFAIVALVMARGGDTEKLRDALGKSLKPIASIIMIIAGGGAFQQMLTSAKVGDAIVHLTQQFAFPPLILGWLIAMLLSVSTGSATVGIVGAAGLLAPLAGADPSLNLPLLALSIGCGSLFFNYANHAGFWMVKESFGMTMGEATKTISVVQSIVAVVGLIMVLLFNALVTVH; translated from the coding sequence ATGACATCTCTCGATATTCAGTTGCTGCTGACCGCCCTGGTCAGCGTGCTGGTGCTGGTCGCCTTGATCGTGTCACGCATCAAGCTGCACCCGCTGCTGGCCCTGCTCATCGTCTCGGTAGGCGTCGGCTTTGCCACCGGCATGGAGCCGGAATCCATCGTCAAGCAGCTAACCAACGGCGCAGGCAAAACGCTGGGGGCCGTGGGTGTCGTGATCGCGCTGGGCGCCATGCTGGGCAAGATCCTGGCCGATGCAGGCATCACCGAGCAGATCGCCGAAGCCATTCTCAGGCACTCCTCGGATCGCATGATCCCCTGGGCCATGACCCTGGTGGCCTTCATCGTCGGCATCCCCATGTTCTTCGAGGTCGGCCTGGTGGTCATGCTGCCGCTGATCTTCAGCGTGGCGCGCAAGCTGGAAGGCCAGGCCCGTTTCAGGGGCTCGGCCTATGTCTACGTCGGCGTGCCCGTGATCTCGGCACTGGCGGCCATGCACGGCATGGTTCCGCCCCATCCCGGCCCCCTGACCGCCATCGCCACCCTCAAGACCACGGTCGGCCCGACCATGCTGTACGGCTTTCTGGCGGCGATTCCAGCCATGGTTCTCGGCGGCCCGCTGTATGGCGCCTTCATCGCCCCGCGCATGAGCACCAAGCCCGACCAGGCCTTGCTGGACCAGTTCACCATCACCGAGAAAGCCACTGCCGGCCAGCAGCCCAGCATCGCCCTGGGCGTGCTGGCGGCCCTGCTGCCCGCCATTCTGATGCTGATCCACGCCGTCGCCGAGATGCTGCTGCCCAAGGATGCGGCAGCCATGCATGTGGCCAGCTTTCTGGGCAATCCCCTGATCGCCATGCTGCTGGGCGTGCTGTTCGCCATCGTGGCCCTGGTGATGGCCCGTGGCGGCGATACCGAAAAGCTGCGCGACGCTCTGGGCAAGAGCCTCAAGCCGATTGCCTCCATCATCATGATCATTGCCGGCGGCGGCGCCTTCCAGCAGATGCTGACCAGCGCCAAGGTCGGTGATGCCATCGTCCATCTGACCCAGCAGTTCGCCTTCCCGCCGCTGATCCTGGGCTGGCTGATCGCCATGCTGCTGTCCGTCTCCACCGGCTCGGCCACCGTGGGCATCGTGGGCGCTGCCGGCCTGCTGGCGCCGCTGGCCGGGGCCGACCCCAGCCTGAACCTGCCCCTGCTGGCCCTGTCCATCGGCTGCGGTTCGCTGTTCTTCAACTATGCCAACCACGCCGGTTTCTGGATGGTCAAGGAGTCCTTCGGCATGACCATGGGCGAAGCCACCAAGACCATCTCGGTCGTGCAGTCCATCGTGGCCGTGGTGGGCCTGATCATGGTGCTGCTCTTCAACGCACTCGTCACCGTGCATTGA
- a CDS encoding LysR substrate-binding domain-containing protein, translated as MELRQLRYFVRIVELGSMSRAALDLDMVQSALSQQISRLESELSTRLLQRTPRGVTPTEAGQAFFHQAQLTLRHAQQAIHAAQQARLSGAVSIGLSPTIASVLGLPLMRAMRERYPEVRLHMVSALSGHLTSLLNARQLDLAILFDTQSARRWSVMPLLEEQLFLIQSRQQPVAPQIQHEVPISLEQLQQVPLILPSGSHGLRSSIMASFTSAGFQSQMAMEIDSLTLLMEAVDAGMGATVQPWSAVGMYRDAAERFQWSQIADDSVRRKAALCSLSDDELSPAALAARVVLTDCARHLVHSGVWRGASLTD; from the coding sequence ATGGAACTGCGCCAGCTACGCTACTTTGTACGAATTGTTGAACTGGGCTCCATGAGCCGGGCAGCGCTGGATCTGGACATGGTGCAGTCGGCGCTGAGCCAGCAGATCAGCCGCCTGGAGTCCGAACTCTCGACGCGGCTGCTGCAGCGCACACCGCGTGGCGTCACTCCTACCGAGGCCGGCCAGGCCTTTTTCCATCAGGCCCAGCTGACCCTGCGCCATGCCCAGCAGGCCATTCACGCGGCCCAGCAGGCGCGGCTGTCGGGTGCCGTCAGCATCGGCCTGTCGCCCACGATTGCCTCGGTACTGGGCCTGCCGCTGATGCGAGCCATGCGCGAGCGCTACCCCGAGGTGAGGTTGCACATGGTGTCGGCCCTCTCAGGGCATCTGACGAGTCTTCTCAACGCCAGACAGCTGGATCTGGCCATCCTTTTCGATACTCAGAGCGCCAGACGATGGAGCGTGATGCCTCTGCTGGAAGAGCAGCTGTTTCTGATCCAGTCGCGCCAGCAACCGGTGGCGCCGCAGATTCAGCATGAAGTGCCCATCAGCCTGGAGCAGCTGCAGCAAGTGCCGCTGATCCTGCCCTCGGGCAGCCACGGCCTGCGCAGCTCCATCATGGCCTCGTTCACCAGTGCCGGTTTCCAGTCGCAGATGGCCATGGAGATCGACTCGCTGACCCTGCTGATGGAAGCAGTCGACGCCGGCATGGGCGCCACGGTCCAGCCCTGGTCAGCCGTGGGCATGTACCGTGATGCAGCCGAGCGTTTTCAGTGGTCCCAGATAGCCGATGACTCGGTGCGGCGCAAGGCCGCCCTGTGCAGCCTGTCGGACGACGAGCTCTCTCCCGCCGCCCTGGCGGCACGCGTTGTCTTGACGGACTGCGCGCGCCATCTGGTGCATTCGGGAGTCTGGCGGGGCGCGTCGCTGACGGATTGA
- the tcuA gene encoding FAD-dependent tricarballylate dehydrogenase TcuA produces MKTEAFDTDVLVIGGGNAALCAALMAREAGSRVLLLESAPREWRGGNSGHTRNLRCMHDAPQDVLVEAYPEEEYWQDLLKVTGGLTNEHLARMVIRASSTCRSWMRRHGVHFQPPLSGALHVARTNAFFMGGGKALVNAYFRSAEKLGVEIRYESPVDKLEIENGRFQAAWVKTKDGRQRITAKSCVLAAGGFESNREWLREAWGQNERGEWPADNFIIRGTAFNQGVLLKHMLQEQQADGLGDPTQAHMVAIDARAPLYDGGICTRIDCVSLGVVVNRDAQRFYDEGEDFWPKRYAIWGRLVAQQPGQVAYSIIDSKAIGRFMPPVFPGVKADSLPELAQKLGLDVDRFMATLDAYNSSCKVGHFDHTALDDCHTEGLAPAKTHWARPLDTGPYYGYALRPGVTFTYLGLKVDDTSAVRFRDQPSQNLFVAGEMMAGNVLGKGYTAGVGMSIGTAFGRIAGRNAALAAAGKPAIHGAVKDEV; encoded by the coding sequence ATGAAAACTGAAGCCTTTGACACCGATGTACTCGTCATCGGTGGCGGCAACGCCGCCCTGTGCGCCGCGCTGATGGCGCGCGAAGCAGGCAGCCGTGTGCTGCTGCTTGAATCTGCACCGCGCGAATGGCGCGGCGGCAACTCCGGCCACACCCGCAATCTGCGCTGCATGCACGATGCGCCCCAGGACGTGCTGGTCGAGGCCTATCCCGAAGAAGAGTACTGGCAGGACCTGCTCAAGGTCACGGGCGGCCTCACCAACGAGCATCTGGCACGCATGGTGATCCGGGCCTCCTCGACCTGCCGCAGCTGGATGCGCAGGCATGGCGTGCACTTCCAGCCACCGCTGTCGGGCGCGCTGCATGTGGCACGCACCAATGCCTTCTTCATGGGCGGCGGCAAGGCGCTGGTGAATGCCTATTTCCGCAGCGCCGAAAAGCTGGGCGTGGAGATCCGCTACGAGTCGCCCGTGGACAAGCTCGAAATCGAGAACGGCCGGTTCCAGGCCGCCTGGGTCAAGACCAAGGATGGGCGCCAGCGCATCACGGCCAAGAGCTGCGTGCTGGCGGCGGGCGGCTTCGAGTCCAACCGCGAATGGCTGCGCGAGGCCTGGGGCCAGAACGAGCGCGGCGAATGGCCGGCCGACAACTTCATCATCCGCGGCACGGCCTTCAACCAGGGCGTGCTGCTCAAGCATATGCTGCAAGAGCAGCAGGCCGACGGTCTGGGCGATCCCACGCAGGCGCACATGGTGGCCATCGATGCCCGCGCTCCGCTGTACGACGGCGGCATCTGCACGCGTATCGACTGCGTCTCGCTGGGCGTGGTGGTGAACCGCGATGCCCAGCGCTTTTATGACGAGGGCGAGGACTTCTGGCCCAAGCGCTATGCGATCTGGGGCCGCCTGGTGGCCCAGCAGCCCGGCCAGGTCGCCTACTCCATCATCGACAGCAAGGCCATAGGCCGCTTCATGCCGCCGGTGTTCCCTGGCGTGAAGGCCGACTCCCTGCCCGAGCTGGCACAGAAGCTGGGGCTGGATGTGGACCGCTTCATGGCCACCCTCGACGCCTACAACAGCAGCTGCAAGGTCGGCCATTTCGACCATACCGCGCTGGACGACTGCCACACCGAAGGCCTGGCTCCCGCCAAGACGCACTGGGCTCGCCCGCTCGACACCGGCCCCTACTACGGCTATGCGCTGCGCCCCGGCGTGACCTTCACCTATCTGGGCCTGAAGGTGGACGACACCTCCGCCGTGCGCTTCAGGGACCAGCCCAGCCAGAACCTGTTCGTGGCCGGCGAAATGATGGCCGGCAATGTGCTGGGCAAGGGCTACACGGCCGGCGTGGGCATGTCGATAGGCACGGCCTTTGGCCGCATTGCCGGACGCAATGCTGCTCTCGCGGCTGCCGGCAAACCCGCTATCCATGGTGCCGTCAAGGACGAGGTCTAA
- the tcuB gene encoding tricarballylate utilization 4Fe-4S protein TcuB has product MSIQSLQELGKEAQTLATGKVIPILPAPTETAAEDEVARVMQICNACRYCEGFCAVFPAMTRRLEFGKADVHYLANLCHNCGACLHACQYAPPHEFGINIPKAMAEVRGQTYADYAWPPALGRLYQKNGLTLSLALVAGLFLFLALAVAAQGGIGQLWSGNLGNNFYNLFPHNLLVGIFAPVFLFVVFALFMGVRRFWKDVKPATSNVDVSGPAAAEATHDVLRLKYLDGGHGDGCHNEDDEYTLKRRRFHHLTFYGFMLCFAATGLATVYHYVFDLPAPYELPSLPKILGALGGVSLMIGTAGLWMLNRARHPLHGDAKQKPMDLGFIALLFLVAASGLALWLGRATPALALLLCLHLGAVIALFATLPYGKFAHGVFRTAALLRHNTEKREPSPIGLGAD; this is encoded by the coding sequence ATGAGCATCCAATCCCTGCAAGAATTGGGCAAGGAAGCCCAGACCCTGGCCACCGGCAAGGTGATTCCCATCCTCCCCGCCCCAACGGAAACCGCTGCCGAAGACGAGGTGGCGCGCGTGATGCAGATCTGCAATGCCTGCCGCTATTGCGAAGGTTTCTGCGCCGTGTTCCCGGCCATGACGCGCCGTCTGGAGTTCGGCAAGGCCGATGTGCATTACCTGGCCAACCTCTGCCATAACTGCGGCGCCTGCCTGCACGCCTGCCAGTACGCACCGCCGCATGAATTCGGCATCAACATCCCCAAGGCCATGGCCGAAGTGCGCGGCCAGACCTATGCCGACTATGCCTGGCCGCCCGCCTTGGGCAGGCTGTACCAGAAGAACGGCCTGACCCTGTCCCTGGCACTGGTGGCCGGACTCTTCCTGTTCCTGGCGCTGGCCGTCGCGGCGCAAGGTGGCATTGGCCAGCTGTGGAGCGGCAATCTGGGCAACAACTTCTACAACCTGTTCCCGCACAACCTGCTGGTCGGCATCTTCGCGCCGGTGTTCCTGTTCGTGGTCTTCGCGCTGTTCATGGGCGTGCGCCGCTTCTGGAAGGACGTCAAGCCCGCCACCAGCAATGTGGATGTCAGCGGCCCCGCCGCTGCCGAAGCCACGCATGACGTGCTGCGCCTGAAATACCTGGACGGCGGCCATGGCGACGGCTGCCACAACGAGGACGACGAGTACACCTTGAAGCGCCGCCGCTTCCACCACCTGACCTTCTACGGCTTCATGCTGTGCTTTGCTGCCACCGGCCTGGCCACGGTCTATCACTATGTCTTCGATCTGCCCGCTCCCTACGAGCTGCCCAGCCTGCCCAAGATTCTGGGCGCCCTGGGCGGCGTGAGCCTGATGATCGGCACGGCCGGGCTGTGGATGCTGAACCGCGCTCGCCACCCGCTGCATGGCGATGCCAAGCAAAAGCCCATGGACCTCGGCTTCATCGCCCTGCTGTTCCTGGTGGCCGCAAGCGGTCTGGCGCTATGGCTGGGCCGCGCCACGCCGGCGCTGGCACTGCTGCTGTGCCTGCACCTGGGCGCCGTGATTGCGCTGTTTGCCACCCTGCCCTACGGCAAGTTTGCCCACGGCGTGTTCCGCACGGCTGCGCTGCTGCGCCACAACACCGAAAAGCGCGAGCCCAGCCCCATCGGCCTGGGCGCTGATTGA
- the mnmA gene encoding tRNA 2-thiouridine(34) synthase MnmA, giving the protein MSNKQRVVVGLSGGVDSAVTAYLLKKQGHEVVGIFMKNWEDDDDSEYCSSNIDFVDAAAVADVIGIEIEHVNFAADYKDRVFAEFLREYQAGRTPNPDVLCNAEIKFKAFLDHAMRLGAEKIATGHYARVRQNPSTQLFELLKGLDNSKDQSYFLHRLNQAQLSKAMFPVGELHKTEVRRIAEEIGLPNARKKDSTGICFIGERPFRDFLNRYISKEPGLILDDRNRKLGKHVGLSFYTLGQRSGLGIGGVKEKGAARGAGDHAPWFVARKEMDKNILRVVQGHDHPLLQSHALLADQVSWVAGHAPAEGKAYGSKTRYRQPDSPALISQATDAGFRLDFPEAQWAVTPGQSAVLYDGDVCLGGGIIAQVDPAAAR; this is encoded by the coding sequence ATGAGCAACAAGCAGCGTGTCGTGGTGGGTTTGTCGGGCGGTGTGGATTCCGCCGTCACCGCCTATCTTCTCAAAAAGCAGGGCCACGAGGTCGTCGGCATCTTCATGAAGAACTGGGAAGATGACGACGACAGCGAGTACTGCTCGTCGAATATCGACTTTGTCGATGCGGCGGCCGTGGCCGACGTGATCGGCATCGAGATCGAGCATGTGAACTTTGCCGCGGACTACAAGGACCGCGTGTTTGCCGAGTTCCTGCGCGAGTACCAGGCCGGTCGCACGCCCAACCCGGACGTGTTGTGCAATGCGGAGATCAAGTTCAAGGCCTTCCTGGACCACGCCATGCGCCTGGGAGCAGAAAAGATCGCCACCGGCCACTATGCACGCGTGCGCCAGAATCCGTCCACCCAGCTGTTCGAGCTGCTCAAGGGCCTGGATAACAGCAAGGATCAGAGCTATTTCCTGCACCGCCTGAACCAGGCCCAGCTGTCCAAGGCCATGTTTCCCGTGGGCGAGCTGCACAAGACCGAGGTGCGTCGCATCGCCGAAGAGATCGGCCTGCCCAATGCCAGGAAGAAGGACTCTACGGGCATCTGCTTCATTGGCGAGCGCCCGTTCCGCGACTTCCTGAACCGCTATATCAGCAAGGAGCCGGGTCTCATCCTGGACGACCGCAACCGCAAGCTGGGCAAGCATGTGGGCCTGTCCTTCTACACGCTGGGCCAGCGTTCGGGTCTGGGCATTGGCGGCGTCAAGGAAAAGGGCGCCGCCCGTGGTGCGGGCGACCATGCGCCCTGGTTTGTGGCGCGCAAGGAAATGGACAAGAACATTCTGCGCGTGGTGCAGGGCCATGACCATCCACTGCTTCAGTCGCATGCCTTGCTGGCCGATCAGGTCAGCTGGGTGGCCGGCCATGCCCCGGCCGAGGGCAAGGCCTACGGCTCCAAGACCCGCTACCGTCAGCCCGATTCGCCTGCGCTGATTTCCCAGGCCACGGATGCAGGCTTTCGCCTGGACTTTCCAGAAGCGCAATGGGCCGTCACCCCTGGTCAGTCCGCCGTGCTCTATGACGGCGATGTCTGCCTGGGAGGCGGCATCATTGCGCAGGTCGATCCTGCGGCCGCTAGGTAA
- a CDS encoding LuxR C-terminal-related transcriptional regulator, with product MAETFSLPTESILPSPLIVVEDEPLIRNRLESILHGLGYADDALIFAATLGQARARLAEHPVAMALVDLGLPDGSGIELISQLRAADPGMGILVISAWSTEDAILSALRAGANGYVLKERDDLEVTLSIRSVLRGGAPIDPFIARRIIAELQPSQPTEAHKEMPPEAILSAREIQILKLVADGMTNREIAESLFLSRYTVECHVKNIYRKLAVPSRTKAVSEARARGLLS from the coding sequence ATGGCAGAGACTTTTTCCCTCCCTACAGAGTCCATTCTCCCCAGCCCCTTGATCGTGGTGGAGGATGAGCCGTTGATCCGCAATCGGCTGGAAAGCATTTTGCATGGCCTCGGATATGCGGATGATGCTCTCATCTTTGCTGCAACCCTGGGGCAGGCACGCGCCCGGCTGGCGGAGCATCCGGTCGCCATGGCACTGGTGGACCTGGGCTTGCCCGACGGCAGCGGCATAGAGCTGATCAGCCAGTTGCGGGCCGCCGACCCCGGCATGGGAATTCTGGTCATCTCGGCATGGAGCACTGAAGACGCCATTCTCTCGGCGCTGCGCGCCGGGGCCAACGGCTATGTGCTCAAGGAGCGCGACGACCTGGAGGTCACCCTGTCCATACGCAGCGTGCTGCGCGGCGGCGCGCCCATCGACCCTTTCATTGCACGGCGCATCATTGCCGAGCTGCAGCCTTCCCAGCCCACGGAAGCGCACAAGGAGATGCCGCCCGAAGCCATACTCAGCGCCCGCGAAATCCAGATCCTCAAGCTGGTTGCAGACGGCATGACCAACCGGGAGATCGCAGAGTCGCTCTTTCTCTCGCGCTACACCGTGGAATGCCATGTGAAGAACATTTACCGCAAGCTGGCCGTGCCTTCGCGCACCAAGGCGGTCAGCGAGGCCCGGGCACGCGGTTTGCTTAGCTGA